In Candidatus Defluviibacterium haderslevense, the following are encoded in one genomic region:
- a CDS encoding response regulator, translating into MKRILKQTISIYSDRGRSNVFYKELKTIFREVLLVYFLFFNYLFSSGQSNIKIDQISVNNGLSQGLILDIIQSRDGFIWIGTKDGLNRYDGIRFEVYTPDPFNPFAISDSEIRLLFEDSRGLIWVVFKDGMDVLDPKRGLFFHINHKGENIYYDHINSIVEAVDGSIWFSDQYRLWKINIQNDLLSKAIEQGEAHIEPNFMIIPIENVNSESDEKLVIHSLFLSLGKKLLLCSSQGLLRFDPVSQKLYPELPLAGFSIYRMAENKDGDWLLQGSRLNGKPVWIWKTADKVSYREDQLVGIESPDFVFDDTGCFWTNRDKIIQKWKPSEFIANGKPDLEFLYHQNNDAFGFNDFLKDKSNLIWIGTSGYGTLKINEKGNKFKTVLPGTAHRMLKEDPQGFLYISGVPEKKFLSTTFDRSLPNSDVSIASDNKYEDFAFDTAGNIWQLNKSKSIVYRKDALTKKVKSYPSKGIALLFDRNGKLLIVNEKGLERFDCDKEISDYFPFDKPQKQLSENSHFMYEDHDGIVWIFGFEGLTKATPTQSGYLYKQYLNNPSDRNSLSINTVLCVADDPCEPNRYLWVGTKNGGLNRLDKHKGEFRQFNKGQGLPDNVVYGILTEDKGKPFIWLSTNKGLCRFDVRSETTKNFTVADGLQANEFNSPSYLKTHNGTMIFGGVNGLTVFHPDSLRFNDHVPLIHIVGFQVNNKKYVISDKSSISLAHDQNLISFEFAALEFTNPEQNQYRYQLVGVDNEWVSLGNKNSVQFANLAPGTYNFKVDGSNNDGTWSSHPAELKFIIRPPWFASFWAYLVYIALGAGAVVLYYRFRFRQRLKLQETLRLKEMDEFKSRFFTNITHEFRTPLTVILGMSEQLVNDVKDQNQIKKIGLIKRNGDNLLRLINQILDLSKLESNTLKLNYIHGDVLAYLKYIVESLHSLANAQNLLLRVESDQVKIEMDYDPERILQIAYNLLSNAIKFTPSGGKIILKADLNGSWLHLSISDTGVGIPEDEIPFLFERFFQAKNQEHTKSGGSGIGLSLVNELVRAMGGFINVESKIGVGSKFSIRLPITNKGIKDSSLVIQTLDLNKVLHPNLELSNKNINDSDNDSDKSLFSQILLIEDNPDVVEYLTACLQTKFQLDFAFNGQAGIGKALETIPDIIISDVMMPIKDGFDVLEKLKLDEKTSHIPIILLTAKADIQSRLTGLRKGADAYLSKPFHQEELIVTVENLLASRRLLQAKFQQNNWLKSEVKEIISEDIEDAFLQKFRAVVEKNLSDTDFEMPQLERALSMSRSQIYRKIKALTDKSPSLLIRSIRLHHGRNLLLTTQLSVSEIAYQVGYSAVNNFSDAYLDEFGERPMKTRGS; encoded by the coding sequence TTGAAAAGAATACTAAAACAGACGATTAGCATATACTCTGATAGGGGTAGATCGAATGTTTTTTATAAAGAATTGAAGACGATTTTTAGAGAAGTACTATTAGTCTATTTTTTATTTTTCAATTATTTGTTTTCAAGTGGACAATCCAATATTAAAATTGATCAAATATCAGTCAATAATGGCCTTTCTCAAGGATTGATCTTAGATATAATACAAAGCCGAGATGGCTTCATATGGATAGGAACCAAGGATGGATTGAATCGGTACGACGGTATCCGATTCGAAGTCTATACACCAGACCCCTTCAATCCGTTTGCTATTAGTGATAGCGAAATAAGATTGCTTTTTGAAGACAGCCGTGGGTTAATATGGGTAGTGTTTAAGGATGGTATGGATGTATTAGACCCTAAAAGAGGACTTTTTTTTCATATAAATCACAAAGGTGAAAATATTTATTACGATCATATAAATAGCATCGTTGAGGCAGTGGATGGATCCATTTGGTTTTCTGACCAATATCGGTTGTGGAAGATTAATATTCAAAATGATTTACTTTCAAAGGCAATAGAACAAGGGGAGGCCCATATTGAACCAAATTTCATGATTATTCCAATTGAAAATGTAAACAGCGAATCAGACGAAAAACTAGTTATTCATTCACTTTTTTTATCTCTAGGAAAAAAATTGCTCCTGTGTTCATCACAAGGGCTTTTGCGCTTTGACCCTGTGTCACAGAAGTTATATCCAGAATTACCATTGGCTGGGTTCAGTATTTATAGGATGGCTGAAAATAAAGATGGAGATTGGTTGTTGCAAGGAAGCAGACTCAATGGAAAACCGGTTTGGATATGGAAGACAGCTGATAAAGTGAGTTACCGTGAAGATCAATTAGTGGGGATTGAATCACCGGACTTTGTATTTGATGACACAGGTTGTTTCTGGACAAATCGTGATAAAATCATTCAAAAATGGAAGCCATCAGAGTTCATTGCAAATGGCAAACCTGACTTGGAATTTCTGTACCACCAAAACAATGATGCATTTGGTTTCAATGATTTCTTAAAAGACAAAAGCAATCTGATTTGGATAGGTACCAGCGGCTATGGTACATTAAAAATCAATGAAAAAGGTAATAAATTCAAAACCGTGTTGCCAGGAACAGCCCATCGTATGTTGAAAGAAGACCCGCAGGGATTTCTCTACATTTCAGGCGTTCCTGAAAAAAAATTTCTTTCAACAACTTTTGACCGAAGCCTGCCAAATAGCGATGTGTCTATAGCTAGTGATAATAAGTATGAAGATTTTGCTTTTGATACAGCAGGTAATATTTGGCAGCTTAACAAATCCAAATCCATCGTGTATCGCAAAGATGCCTTGACTAAAAAAGTAAAGTCATATCCAAGTAAGGGCATTGCGCTACTATTTGATCGGAATGGAAAATTATTAATTGTCAATGAAAAAGGATTAGAGCGCTTTGATTGCGACAAGGAAATAAGCGATTATTTTCCTTTTGACAAGCCCCAAAAACAGCTATCCGAAAATTCCCATTTTATGTACGAAGACCACGACGGTATAGTATGGATTTTCGGTTTTGAAGGTCTTACGAAGGCGACCCCAACCCAGTCTGGATATCTTTACAAACAATACCTGAATAATCCCTCGGACCGTAATTCACTTTCAATCAATACTGTGCTGTGTGTCGCTGATGATCCATGTGAACCCAATCGCTACCTTTGGGTGGGCACTAAAAATGGTGGTTTGAACCGTCTTGACAAACATAAAGGCGAGTTTAGACAATTTAACAAGGGACAAGGGCTCCCCGATAATGTCGTGTATGGTATTTTAACAGAAGACAAGGGTAAGCCATTTATTTGGTTGAGTACTAATAAAGGTCTTTGCCGATTCGATGTTCGATCAGAAACCACTAAAAACTTCACAGTGGCAGATGGTTTGCAAGCCAATGAATTTAACAGTCCGAGTTATTTGAAAACCCACAACGGTACTATGATTTTCGGTGGTGTGAATGGATTAACAGTGTTCCATCCTGACAGTCTCCGTTTCAATGATCATGTACCTCTTATCCATATCGTCGGTTTTCAAGTTAACAATAAGAAGTATGTCATTTCAGATAAATCGTCCATTTCCCTTGCTCACGATCAAAACTTAATTAGTTTTGAATTTGCTGCATTGGAATTCACCAATCCTGAGCAAAACCAGTATCGTTACCAATTGGTTGGTGTGGACAATGAATGGGTTTCGCTTGGAAATAAAAATAGTGTGCAATTTGCCAATCTCGCTCCAGGCACTTATAACTTCAAAGTAGACGGCAGCAATAATGATGGTACATGGAGTTCACATCCCGCCGAACTTAAGTTTATCATTCGCCCACCATGGTTTGCTTCTTTTTGGGCATACTTGGTTTATATCGCTTTAGGCGCAGGAGCTGTGGTGTTGTATTATCGTTTTCGTTTTCGTCAACGACTTAAACTACAGGAAACACTACGATTGAAAGAAATGGATGAATTTAAAAGTCGATTTTTTACCAACATCACCCACGAATTTAGAACACCACTTACGGTAATATTAGGAATGAGCGAACAGTTAGTCAATGATGTGAAAGATCAAAATCAGATCAAGAAAATTGGTTTAATCAAACGGAATGGAGACAATTTATTACGCCTGATCAATCAAATTCTGGATTTATCTAAATTAGAATCAAATACGTTAAAACTTAATTATATCCATGGCGATGTTCTGGCTTATTTAAAATATATAGTGGAGAGTTTGCATTCATTAGCTAATGCTCAAAATTTATTATTGCGAGTTGAAAGTGACCAAGTTAAAATCGAAATGGATTACGACCCTGAACGAATATTGCAAATTGCCTATAACTTACTTTCCAATGCAATAAAATTTACCCCATCAGGCGGAAAAATAATATTGAAAGCTGATCTGAATGGATCTTGGCTTCACTTATCTATTTCAGATACAGGTGTTGGAATTCCTGAAGATGAAATTCCTTTTTTATTCGAACGTTTTTTTCAGGCTAAAAATCAGGAACACACAAAATCAGGTGGATCAGGAATTGGCTTATCCCTCGTCAATGAATTAGTAAGAGCAATGGGTGGATTTATTAATGTAGAAAGTAAAATTGGAGTTGGTTCAAAGTTTAGCATTAGACTTCCGATTACGAATAAGGGCATCAAAGATTCTAGTTTAGTAATTCAAACATTGGATTTGAATAAAGTTTTACATCCTAATTTAGAATTATCTAATAAAAATATTAATGATTCAGATAATGATTCTGATAAATCTTTATTTTCTCAAATCTTATTAATTGAAGACAACCCTGATGTGGTTGAATATCTTACAGCTTGTTTGCAGACAAAATTTCAACTTGATTTTGCATTTAATGGCCAAGCAGGAATTGGCAAAGCATTAGAGACTATTCCCGATATCATTATTAGTGATGTTATGATGCCGATAAAAGATGGTTTTGATGTATTGGAAAAATTAAAGCTAGATGAAAAAACCAGCCATATTCCAATAATACTTCTAACGGCCAAAGCAGATATTCAAAGTAGATTAACTGGACTTAGAAAAGGTGCCGATGCTTATCTCTCAAAGCCTTTTCACCAAGAAGAACTCATTGTTACTGTAGAAAACCTTCTTGCTTCAAGACGACTTTTGCAAGCTAAATTCCAGCAAAACAACTGGCTCAAATCTGAAGTAAAAGAAATAATCAGTGAAGATATCGAAGATGCTTTTTTACAGAAATTCAGAGCTGTCGTAGAAAAGAATTTATCAGATACCGATTTTGAAATGCCACAATTAGAACGCGCACTATCCATGAGTCGTAGTCAAATCTATCGAAAGATCAAAGCACTGACAGATAAGTCACCAAGTTTGTTGATCCGTTCTATTAGATTGCATCATGGTAGAAATCTATTATTAACTACTCAGCTTAGTGTTTCGGAGATTGCATATCAGGTTGGTTATTCTGCTGTGAATAATTTTTCCGATGCATATCTGGACGAATTTGGTGAAAGGCCTATGAAGACAAGAGGGAGCTAA
- the scpA gene encoding methylmalonyl-CoA mutase, translated as MMENKSEKKWMTSELIEVQAHYENHKNSGDLLKYVSGLAPFLRGPYGSMYVTQPWTIRQYAGFSNAKDSNAFYRRNLAQGQKGLSVAFDLATHRGYDSDHPRVVGDVGKAGVAIDSVEDMKILFDQIPLDQISVSMTMNGAVIPILAFYIVAAEEQGVPMEKLSGTIQNDILKEFMVRNTYIYPPSHSMRLVSDIFSYCSKNMPKFNSISVSGYHIHEAGAPADLELAYTLADGLEYLRTGIKGGLNIDEFAPRISFFWGIGMNFFMEVAKLRAARVLWSEIVAQFNPKNPKSQALRTHCQTSGWSLTEQDPYNNVTRTMIEAMAAVLGGTQSLHTNSLDEAIALPTDFSAKIARDTQLFIQKESHVTRTVDPFGGSYYIESLTQELINKARIHMAEIEAHGGMARSIEIGLPKFKIEEAAARKQAKIDSGEDLIIGVNIFQSTDKYQFDILDIDNSLVREEQIQKIKEIKSTRNHEKVSDILKQLTYACTDTSTNILALAIEAARQRATLGEISYALEISFGRYIADSKLVTGVYSHFSKNQSAINDIRKLSDRFAQLDGRRPRIIVAKLGQDGHDRGARIIATGFADLGFDVDIAPLFQTPEEAAQQACDNDVHVLGISSLAAGHKTLVPQAINALKALGRPDILVVVGGVIPEKDYNFLYESGTAAIFGPGTPITSAAQMVLNKMFERFYPEVQIN; from the coding sequence ATGATGGAAAATAAATCAGAAAAAAAATGGATGACTTCAGAACTCATAGAAGTTCAGGCGCATTACGAAAATCACAAGAATTCAGGTGATTTGTTAAAATATGTATCCGGCTTGGCGCCTTTTTTAAGGGGGCCTTATGGTTCAATGTATGTTACTCAACCTTGGACTATTCGTCAATATGCAGGTTTTTCCAATGCTAAAGACAGTAATGCTTTTTATCGTAGAAATTTAGCTCAAGGGCAGAAGGGACTTTCTGTAGCATTTGATCTGGCGACGCATCGTGGATATGATTCGGATCACCCTAGAGTAGTGGGTGATGTTGGAAAAGCTGGAGTTGCAATTGATTCAGTAGAAGATATGAAGATTTTATTTGATCAGATACCATTGGATCAAATATCAGTTTCCATGACGATGAATGGTGCTGTAATTCCTATATTAGCTTTCTATATTGTTGCGGCTGAAGAGCAAGGTGTGCCGATGGAAAAACTTTCAGGCACCATCCAAAATGATATTTTGAAAGAATTTATGGTGCGTAATACGTACATCTATCCACCTTCACATTCGATGAGATTGGTTTCAGATATTTTTAGTTATTGTTCTAAAAACATGCCTAAATTCAATTCGATCAGTGTGTCAGGATATCATATTCATGAAGCGGGCGCACCTGCTGATTTAGAATTGGCATATACCTTAGCTGATGGTTTAGAATACTTGCGAACGGGTATAAAAGGTGGATTAAATATCGATGAATTTGCCCCACGTATTTCATTCTTTTGGGGCATTGGAATGAATTTTTTTATGGAAGTCGCGAAATTGCGCGCAGCAAGAGTTTTATGGTCAGAAATAGTGGCTCAATTCAATCCAAAAAATCCAAAATCACAAGCACTGAGAACACATTGTCAGACATCAGGTTGGAGTTTAACGGAACAAGATCCTTATAACAATGTGACTCGAACAATGATTGAGGCGATGGCTGCAGTCTTAGGTGGAACTCAATCTTTGCATACCAATTCTTTAGATGAAGCTATTGCATTGCCTACGGATTTCTCAGCTAAAATTGCTCGTGATACCCAATTATTTATTCAGAAGGAATCTCATGTTACCAGAACGGTGGATCCATTTGGTGGATCTTATTATATCGAATCATTAACCCAGGAATTAATCAATAAAGCCAGAATTCATATGGCTGAAATTGAAGCTCATGGTGGTATGGCACGTTCTATTGAAATTGGATTACCCAAATTTAAAATTGAAGAAGCAGCCGCACGAAAACAAGCAAAAATTGATTCTGGAGAAGATCTTATTATCGGGGTGAATATATTTCAGTCTACAGACAAATACCAATTCGATATTTTAGACATTGATAATTCATTGGTACGTGAAGAACAAATTCAAAAAATAAAGGAGATCAAATCTACTCGAAACCATGAAAAAGTTTCTGATATTTTAAAACAATTAACTTATGCATGTACGGATACATCTACAAATATTTTAGCATTAGCTATTGAAGCTGCAAGGCAAAGAGCTACACTAGGAGAGATCAGTTATGCTTTAGAAATAAGTTTTGGGCGTTATATTGCAGACTCAAAATTAGTTACCGGAGTGTATAGTCATTTTTCAAAAAATCAGAGTGCCATAAATGATATACGTAAGTTGTCAGACCGATTTGCACAATTGGATGGAAGACGTCCTAGAATTATAGTTGCCAAGTTAGGTCAGGATGGTCACGATCGGGGAGCAAGGATAATTGCCACTGGATTCGCTGATTTAGGATTTGACGTGGACATAGCCCCCTTATTCCAAACACCTGAAGAAGCTGCTCAACAAGCTTGTGATAATGATGTGCATGTTCTTGGAATATCTTCCCTTGCTGCAGGTCACAAGACCTTGGTTCCACAAGCTATCAATGCGTTAAAAGCTCTGGGTAGGCCCGATATATTAGTTGTAGTAGGTGGGGTAATCCCAGAGAAGGATTATAACTTTTTATATGAATCTGGAACTGCTGCCATTTTTGGTCCAGGTACTCCAATCACTTCTGCTGCGCAAATGGTACTCAACAAAATGTTTGAGCGATTTTATCCTGAGGTTCAGATAAATTAA
- a CDS encoding acetyl-CoA carboxylase biotin carboxylase subunit yields the protein MNKILIANRGEIALRIMRTAKRLGISTVAVYSDADRKAPHVLFADEAVYIGASPSRESYLNIDKILAAAKETKVDAIHPGYGFLSENPLFATAVETAGLIFIGPPASAMIQMGSKIAAKKTARANQVPLVPGTDEAITSYEFALNIARETGFPLLIKASAGGGGKGMRLVHREEELEEQMKMASNEALAAFGDGAVFIEKFVAKPRHIEIQVFCDQHGNGIYLFERECSIQRRHQKIVEEAPSSCLTPAIRSQMGSDAVKLSLGCQYVGAGTIEFLVDEHMNYYFLEMNTRLQVEHPVTEMITGLDLVEMQIRIAEGHPLSILQNDLKINGHAIEIRVCAEDPFNDFLPSIGTIETYQIPKGDHVRVDDSYQAGMEIPIEYDPMIGKLIVHGRDRMDAIQKMKAAISEFKITGVETILPFCDFVLSHKDFISGQFDTRFVSLYYDEFKSLYPNAIESEAAAIIALKAYLDELQITRSVKVTGNQWMNTTN from the coding sequence ATAAATAAAATTCTCATAGCAAATCGTGGTGAAATTGCATTAAGAATTATGCGAACAGCCAAGAGGCTGGGAATTAGCACAGTCGCAGTTTATAGTGATGCAGATCGCAAGGCACCCCATGTTTTATTTGCAGATGAAGCAGTGTACATCGGTGCCTCTCCTTCACGTGAATCTTACTTGAATATAGATAAGATTTTGGCAGCTGCTAAAGAAACGAAAGTAGATGCCATTCATCCCGGATATGGATTTCTAAGTGAGAATCCTTTATTCGCAACGGCTGTAGAAACAGCAGGACTTATTTTTATTGGTCCTCCAGCCTCAGCAATGATTCAGATGGGAAGTAAAATTGCAGCAAAAAAAACAGCGAGAGCTAATCAGGTTCCATTGGTTCCGGGGACCGATGAAGCTATTACAAGCTATGAGTTTGCGTTAAATATCGCCAGAGAAACAGGTTTTCCGTTATTAATAAAAGCTTCAGCAGGAGGAGGAGGAAAAGGCATGCGTCTTGTGCATCGAGAAGAAGAACTCGAAGAGCAAATGAAGATGGCATCTAATGAAGCTTTGGCTGCTTTTGGAGATGGAGCTGTATTTATAGAAAAATTTGTTGCCAAACCAAGACATATTGAGATACAAGTTTTTTGCGATCAACATGGTAATGGTATCTATTTGTTCGAACGAGAATGTAGTATCCAACGACGTCATCAAAAAATAGTAGAAGAAGCCCCCTCATCTTGTCTTACACCTGCCATCAGAAGTCAAATGGGAAGTGATGCCGTAAAGCTTTCTTTAGGTTGTCAATATGTAGGAGCCGGAACGATTGAGTTTTTAGTAGATGAACATATGAATTATTATTTTCTGGAAATGAATACCAGACTTCAGGTTGAACATCCGGTTACAGAAATGATAACAGGTTTGGATTTGGTGGAGATGCAAATACGAATTGCTGAAGGTCATCCACTTTCAATACTTCAAAATGATTTAAAAATCAATGGACATGCTATAGAAATTAGAGTATGTGCAGAAGATCCCTTTAATGATTTTTTACCAAGTATCGGAACCATCGAAACATATCAGATACCTAAAGGCGATCATGTACGTGTAGATGATAGTTATCAGGCAGGCATGGAAATTCCTATAGAATATGATCCTATGATTGGAAAATTGATTGTGCATGGAAGGGATAGAATGGATGCCATTCAAAAAATGAAAGCAGCCATATCAGAATTTAAAATTACAGGTGTTGAAACCATATTGCCTTTTTGTGATTTTGTATTATCCCATAAAGATTTCATAAGTGGACAGTTTGATACGCGTTTTGTTAGTTTGTATTATGATGAATTCAAATCATTATATCCAAATGCTATTGAATCTGAGGCAGCGGCAATCATAGCACTAAAAGCCTATTTAGATGAACTTCAAATTACTAGAAGTGTAAAAGTAACTGGAAATCAATGGATGAACACGACCAACTAA
- a CDS encoding acetyl-CoA carboxylase biotin carboxyl carrier protein subunit: protein MEKYILINNNKAHEMSADQLDKMNIVQLDERHYHHIHHNRGILGEIVSIDLNEKKVIVSIHQKLHEIIIQDQLDQTIASMGLNKIKNNTDVSLKAPMPGLVLKVWVGPGDIVKKGDNLVTLEAMKMENILKANADGCIQSVHSSQGEKVNKGQLLILFDSANS from the coding sequence ATGGAAAAATATATTTTAATAAATAATAATAAAGCACATGAAATGAGTGCTGATCAATTGGATAAAATGAATATAGTCCAATTGGACGAACGCCATTATCACCACATCCATCATAACCGTGGGATTTTAGGAGAAATAGTGAGTATTGATTTAAATGAAAAGAAAGTTATCGTATCCATTCATCAAAAATTACATGAAATAATCATTCAAGATCAATTGGATCAAACCATTGCTTCAATGGGCTTGAATAAAATAAAAAATAATACCGACGTTTCACTCAAAGCACCAATGCCCGGTCTGGTATTGAAAGTATGGGTTGGTCCAGGAGATATTGTAAAAAAAGGAGATAACTTAGTTACACTAGAAGCCATGAAAATGGAGAATATTTTAAAAGCCAATGCTGATGGTTGCATTCAGTCGGTTCATTCTTCACAGGGAGAAAAGGTTAATAAGGGACAATTGCTTATTTTATTTGATAGTGCTAATTCATAA
- the lhgO gene encoding L-2-hydroxyglutarate oxidase, whose protein sequence is MEVRGVDEFKLVGASYAIIYIEMKHSSNDNLTYDIIIIGAGIIGLATARTLLIQHPNLKLLILEKESDIALHQTGRNSGVIHSGIYYKPKSLKALTCLEGYQLLLDYVKEKNIPHELCGKLIVATETKELDSLKTLYHKGIEHGLTEIKLISGEEAKHMEPNLTCLQAIWVPYTGIVNYKEVCKRFLLDIVSMGGQIKYHAEVTSMHQSLDEIKVQLKTKQELKTRFLMGCGGLQSDRIAKMADFDLDFKIVPFKGNYFKLNDEKKDIVKHLIYPVPDARFPFLGIHYTKMINGDQTLGPNALLALDREGYSNGDFNWRDAWDSLSFIGLWKLLWKYWRTGLSEMYKNNNMHYFARKASMMTPNIKIQDLKPYPSGIRAQVLDKKGTQIDDFLILQKKNMIHVCNAPSPAATASMAIAKHIVSIYNQL, encoded by the coding sequence TTGGAGGTACGTGGAGTCGATGAATTCAAATTAGTTGGCGCATCTTATGCTATAATATATATAGAAATGAAACATTCATCTAATGATAATTTAACCTATGACATCATCATTATTGGTGCTGGTATAATTGGTTTAGCTACAGCCAGAACCTTGTTAATTCAACATCCAAATTTAAAATTATTAATTCTAGAAAAAGAATCAGACATTGCACTACACCAAACCGGAAGAAACAGTGGCGTTATACATTCAGGTATATATTATAAACCTAAAAGTCTAAAGGCACTCACTTGTTTAGAAGGTTATCAATTGTTGTTGGATTATGTAAAAGAAAAGAATATTCCACACGAATTGTGTGGTAAGCTCATAGTTGCAACAGAGACCAAAGAATTGGATTCCTTAAAAACATTGTACCATAAAGGCATAGAACATGGTTTGACAGAAATTAAACTGATATCAGGTGAGGAAGCGAAACATATGGAACCCAATCTGACATGTTTGCAAGCGATTTGGGTGCCTTATACGGGTATCGTCAATTATAAAGAAGTCTGCAAACGTTTTTTATTGGATATAGTATCCATGGGTGGTCAAATTAAGTACCATGCTGAAGTGACTTCTATGCATCAAAGTTTAGACGAGATCAAGGTTCAACTAAAAACAAAACAAGAACTTAAAACCCGATTTTTAATGGGTTGTGGTGGTTTACAATCAGACCGGATCGCGAAAATGGCCGATTTCGATTTAGATTTCAAAATCGTTCCATTTAAAGGTAATTACTTCAAACTAAATGATGAGAAAAAAGATATCGTTAAGCATTTGATCTATCCGGTCCCTGATGCCAGATTTCCATTTTTAGGAATTCATTATACAAAAATGATTAATGGGGATCAAACCTTGGGTCCTAACGCCTTATTGGCTCTGGACCGGGAAGGTTATAGTAACGGAGATTTTAACTGGCGTGATGCTTGGGATAGTCTAAGCTTTATTGGTTTATGGAAACTTTTGTGGAAGTATTGGCGAACCGGACTCTCAGAAATGTATAAAAACAACAATATGCATTATTTCGCCAGAAAAGCATCAATGATGACCCCAAATATCAAGATCCAAGATTTAAAACCTTATCCAAGTGGTATCAGGGCGCAAGTATTGGATAAAAAAGGGACCCAAATCGATGATTTTCTAATTCTTCAAAAGAAGAATATGATTCATGTCTGCAATGCCCCTTCACCAGCGGCAACAGCAAGTATGGCAATAGCGAAGCATATTGTAAGTATATATAATCAACTTTAG